Proteins from a genomic interval of Ndongobacter massiliensis:
- a CDS encoding MalY/PatB family protein, with protein MDKNQFLQRYAVDRKGTSCNKWDQLGARFGHSDLVPMWVADMDFRSCEAVVEALEKRAAHGVYGYSYVPDSYYKALSDWMEKHFSFPINRDWVRFSSGVVPALFRFIDCFTDPGDSVAIFTPVYYPFHRAVQHTGRKLVKVELQHEDGRYSIDYDAFEKAVLEENVKMLLFCSPHNPASRVWTEQELARLFALCEKYNVLIASDEIHQDFVFEPHRHTPALKVEGGRYTKRILLVTAASKTFNLAALLHSNIIIPDEDLRARYDAYNAIHPLGDSNIFGALATEAAYRDGGAWYEGVKEVIYSNYQYLKQRLAQELPAVVVADLQGTYLPMLDLRAILPEGVGTETVSVNGMPAAKNVVDFVQNRCRLAVDYGEWFGENYAGFIRLNLGTTPEMVEKTVDAIVREAARG; from the coding sequence ATGGACAAAAATCAGTTTTTACAGCGTTATGCCGTAGATCGGAAAGGGACATCATGTAATAAATGGGATCAATTGGGCGCACGCTTCGGACATAGTGATTTGGTTCCGATGTGGGTGGCAGATATGGATTTTCGCAGTTGCGAAGCGGTGGTCGAGGCGCTGGAAAAGCGTGCTGCACATGGGGTGTATGGGTACAGCTATGTGCCGGATTCTTATTATAAAGCGCTCAGTGACTGGATGGAAAAACACTTTTCTTTTCCAATTAATCGCGACTGGGTACGCTTCAGCAGCGGTGTAGTTCCGGCCTTATTTCGATTCATCGACTGTTTTACCGATCCGGGTGACAGCGTTGCAATTTTTACACCGGTTTACTACCCCTTTCACAGGGCGGTTCAACATACCGGAAGAAAGCTTGTGAAAGTGGAACTGCAACATGAAGATGGACGCTATTCCATTGACTATGATGCTTTTGAAAAGGCGGTACTTGAAGAAAATGTAAAGATGCTGTTGTTCTGCTCTCCACATAATCCGGCAAGTCGGGTATGGACGGAACAAGAATTGGCGCGATTGTTCGCCTTATGTGAGAAATACAATGTGTTGATTGCTTCCGATGAAATCCATCAGGACTTCGTATTCGAACCCCATCGACATACGCCTGCACTCAAAGTGGAGGGCGGACGATATACGAAACGCATTCTTCTTGTCACCGCCGCCTCCAAAACATTTAACTTAGCTGCATTGCTTCATTCCAACATCATTATTCCCGATGAGGATTTGCGTGCGCGTTATGACGCTTACAATGCGATTCATCCGCTGGGGGATTCCAATATTTTCGGCGCCTTGGCAACGGAAGCGGCCTATCGGGATGGCGGCGCGTGGTATGAAGGGGTTAAAGAGGTTATCTATTCCAATTATCAATATTTGAAGCAGCGCTTGGCGCAAGAGTTGCCCGCGGTAGTGGTAGCCGATTTACAGGGGACGTATCTTCCCATGCTGGATCTGCGCGCAATTTTACCGGAGGGGGTCGGTACAGAAACAGTTTCGGTAAATGGCATGCCCGCCGCCAAAAATGTGGTGGACTTTGTGCAGAACCGATGCCGTCTTGCCGTAGATTATGGCGAGTGGTTCGGGGAAAACTATGCAGGCTTCATTCGTTTGAATTTGGGAACGACACCGGAGATGGTCGAAAAAACGGTGGATGCGATCGTGCGAGAGGCGGCGCGCGGATAA
- a CDS encoding gamma-glutamyltransferase family protein: MFSFDPLYQPHPSNRYTLASRGGMVATSNALASAAGAELLRQGGNAVDAAVATAAALTVVEPTANGIGGDAFALVWMQGEGKVHGLQSGGCAPRAISREAVAQQHATMPQYGWTPITVPGAPAAWAALIEKFGNKTLAECLAPAIRYANEGFPVAATVAHMWERAYYKYKKMPNPDGVFDGFFRTFGRFGAGARQAKEGAAGAPKPFQMIALPDHAASLVEIGETNSAAFYRGTLAEAIDRASLKYGGYLRATDLAAHSVHWTAPISINYRGYDILELPPSNQGLVALMALNIMKNFPVDRRDALYYHRAMETMKLAFADGKRYITDPAAMGVSVSDLLSDAYAKERAALIGSRAQAFAPGRPHGSNTVYLATGDRDGNLVSMIQSNYMGFGSGVVVKNTGIALHNRGADFSLDPSDYNVLAPGKRTYHTIIPGMIAQNGRGLAAFGVMGAYMQPQGHFQVVSNLLDFHENPQMALDAPRWQWMQGCEFLLEDSFPAAEAQALLRRGHKLSRPAESVLFGRGQIILRNEDGVLLGGTESRTDGNIALV, from the coding sequence ATGTTTTCCTTTGATCCTTTATATCAACCGCACCCATCCAATCGTTATACATTGGCCTCACGCGGCGGCATGGTTGCGACAAGCAATGCCCTGGCGTCCGCTGCGGGTGCAGAATTGCTCCGACAGGGCGGCAATGCGGTTGACGCTGCAGTCGCAACCGCCGCGGCGCTGACCGTGGTCGAGCCGACCGCAAATGGAATCGGCGGCGACGCCTTTGCATTGGTATGGATGCAGGGGGAAGGCAAGGTGCACGGCTTGCAGAGTGGTGGGTGCGCACCGCGTGCCATCTCGCGCGAAGCGGTAGCGCAACAGCATGCGACGATGCCACAGTACGGATGGACCCCAATTACCGTGCCCGGCGCGCCCGCTGCATGGGCTGCATTGATTGAAAAATTTGGGAACAAGACACTTGCCGAGTGTTTGGCGCCCGCCATACGGTATGCCAACGAGGGCTTTCCCGTTGCGGCGACGGTCGCACATATGTGGGAACGCGCGTATTACAAGTATAAGAAAATGCCGAATCCGGATGGCGTCTTTGACGGCTTTTTTCGCACATTCGGGCGCTTCGGCGCCGGTGCACGACAGGCAAAAGAGGGCGCTGCTGGAGCGCCAAAACCCTTTCAGATGATTGCGCTTCCGGATCATGCCGCATCCCTTGTAGAAATTGGGGAAACGAATAGCGCCGCATTTTATCGCGGAACACTTGCCGAAGCCATCGACCGTGCCAGTCTGAAGTACGGGGGATATTTGCGCGCAACAGATCTTGCCGCGCACAGCGTGCATTGGACGGCACCAATTTCGATCAATTACCGGGGATATGATATTTTGGAACTTCCTCCGTCGAACCAGGGGTTAGTGGCCTTGATGGCATTAAATATTATGAAAAACTTCCCGGTCGATCGAAGGGACGCACTCTACTATCATCGCGCGATGGAGACGATGAAATTGGCTTTTGCCGACGGGAAGCGATACATTACCGACCCCGCGGCCATGGGCGTCTCCGTTTCCGATCTGTTGTCCGATGCCTATGCAAAAGAGCGTGCCGCGTTGATCGGCTCACGCGCTCAGGCATTTGCTCCCGGACGACCGCATGGTTCCAACACCGTATACTTGGCAACGGGAGATCGCGATGGAAATTTAGTCTCCATGATTCAGTCCAACTATATGGGCTTCGGCTCGGGCGTTGTCGTCAAAAATACCGGCATCGCGCTGCATAATCGAGGGGCTGACTTCAGCCTGGATCCATCGGACTACAATGTCCTTGCACCGGGAAAACGGACATATCACACAATCATACCGGGAATGATTGCTCAAAACGGGCGGGGACTTGCCGCCTTTGGGGTCATGGGCGCATATATGCAGCCCCAAGGCCACTTTCAAGTCGTGTCCAACTTGCTGGATTTTCATGAAAATCCGCAAATGGCGTTGGATGCGCCGCGCTGGCAGTGGATGCAGGGGTGCGAATTTCTGCTGGAAGACAGTTTTCCCGCTGCGGAAGCGCAGGCGTTATTGCGCCGTGGGCATAAACTTTCGCGCCCCGCGGAAAGTGTGCTTTTCGGGCGCGGGCAAATCATTTTGCGCAATGAGGACGGGGTGCTGCTGGGCGGTACGGAAAGTCGCACGGACGGAAACATCGCGCTCGTGTAG
- the rpsU gene encoding 30S ribosomal protein S21 yields MTEIRVGENESIDSALKRFKRQCARSGVLAEYRRREHYEKPSIKRKKKSEAARRKNRKK; encoded by the coding sequence ATGACGGAAATCCGCGTTGGTGAAAACGAGTCGATTGATAGTGCATTAAAGCGCTTCAAGCGGCAGTGTGCCCGTTCCGGCGTTCTTGCTGAGTACAGACGGCGTGAGCACTACGAGAAACCGAGTATTAAACGCAAGAAGAAATCGGAAGCGGCTCGCCGAAAGAATCGCAAAAAGTAA
- a CDS encoding histidine triad nucleotide-binding protein, which yields MDCIFCKLAAHEIPTDVVYEDEDIFVFKDSDPKAPIHYLFIPKQHVISLNEVGEREATLIGKIYQKIAEIAKKEGFAENGYRVVSNCGKDGGQSVPHLHFHVLAGREMAWPAG from the coding sequence ATGGACTGTATTTTTTGCAAGTTGGCAGCGCACGAAATTCCTACGGACGTCGTCTATGAAGATGAAGATATTTTTGTATTTAAGGACAGCGATCCTAAGGCGCCAATCCACTATCTTTTTATTCCCAAACAACATGTGATTTCACTCAACGAGGTTGGAGAGCGGGAGGCGACACTGATCGGCAAGATTTATCAAAAGATTGCTGAAATTGCAAAAAAGGAAGGCTTTGCAGAAAACGGGTATCGTGTTGTGTCCAACTGCGGGAAAGACGGTGGGCAGAGCGTGCCGCATCTGCATTTCCATGTGTTGGCAGGTCGTGAAATGGCATGGCCCGCTGGCTGA
- a CDS encoding hotdog domain-containing protein, producing the protein MSIESKETAMAPISIQETYGERFQHCWGCGPKNEMGLHIKSYPSADGATCVCKFTPSGQFTGGVPANLFGGMIAMLFDCHGTASAAWFSHHSKGRVLTAETVIGRFITAHLEVDFKKPVPMEQEITITAHAEEIGERKVIVTMEMEAGGSIRARSKMVAVAVKDTM; encoded by the coding sequence ATGAGTATAGAAAGCAAAGAAACTGCGATGGCGCCAATTTCCATTCAAGAAACCTATGGGGAACGATTCCAGCATTGCTGGGGCTGCGGTCCGAAAAATGAAATGGGGCTACATATAAAATCATATCCGAGTGCAGACGGCGCGACCTGTGTATGTAAATTTACGCCTTCCGGGCAATTTACCGGCGGTGTGCCGGCGAATCTTTTCGGGGGTATGATCGCGATGCTGTTCGATTGCCACGGTACGGCATCCGCAGCGTGGTTTTCGCATCACAGCAAGGGGCGCGTGCTGACTGCAGAAACGGTGATTGGCCGTTTTATCACGGCGCATTTGGAAGTTGATTTCAAAAAGCCGGTACCCATGGAGCAGGAAATCACCATCACGGCGCACGCAGAAGAAATCGGGGAGCGAAAAGTCATTGTTACTATGGAGATGGAAGCGGGCGGCAGTATTCGCGCGCGGTCGAAAATGGTAGCGGTTGCAGTCAAAGACACGATGTAG
- a CDS encoding FtsX-like permease family protein: MARKFAFQNLRANRVVVLPFVVANSIMLTLFNVMVGLLANDYVQTRHETLPMLIGFGVVVIGIFALVFVLYTTGFLLKRRNREFALYGILGLEKKHIRKIIRIEFLVLFSIIGGIALVGGYLFGQLSFLALNRLINEVTGRLMDYPFSIFAMFLTIGLVVGLYFITVLRSGFRIQLSTPMELLGQQHRGEGEPKSRVVLMCLGFIFLAGGYGLALTVEGMLSSLLYFFFAALLVLIATYLLFISFSVIFLKAQKKTESYYTPAKFLRVNGLLYRMKSNAVSLASISILSVGVIITLSATATIYANIESMAQNALPRDYHIRSDEQVDNHNVEKVAETLRALVDTTVNEQGRLEDDYVSYSMMTAGIREGSVFMSGIDNTNIAPTYILVYDLDGYNARTHQKLILQENEALLCTNVVTEPRLASVTIGDRTFRATAIDNIIPSTFAAEAYGLVVKDIRTMQYIGNVLKIMHWETKQPEAAPIFGQMDWNVEGVSDTEYAEKVHALQGEDERYTVRIRTEYIDSIYELNGGFLFLGIVIGLIFLTGAVLITYYKQVNEGYEDREKIQIMKKVGLSDRLIKKTCSSQIGWMFYAPLVVAIFHCAVASKIIYQLLGLFAVRHFAQYGLYFGMVVAAFVTVYFVLFRLTSRTYYKIVQ; this comes from the coding sequence ATGGCACGAAAATTTGCATTTCAGAATTTACGAGCAAATCGCGTCGTTGTGCTTCCTTTTGTTGTGGCAAATAGCATTATGCTGACTCTTTTTAATGTCATGGTTGGTTTGTTGGCAAATGACTATGTACAAACACGTCATGAAACATTGCCCATGCTGATCGGCTTTGGTGTAGTTGTTATCGGGATTTTTGCCTTGGTTTTTGTATTGTATACGACAGGATTTTTATTGAAGCGTCGGAATCGCGAGTTTGCTTTGTACGGAATTTTAGGTTTGGAAAAAAAGCATATTCGAAAGATTATTCGCATCGAATTTTTGGTGTTGTTTTCGATAATTGGAGGAATTGCGCTGGTCGGAGGATATCTTTTTGGCCAACTTTCTTTTTTAGCATTAAATCGGTTGATTAATGAGGTGACGGGGCGTTTGATGGATTATCCGTTCAGCATTTTCGCTATGTTTTTAACGATAGGACTTGTCGTCGGATTGTATTTCATCACTGTCTTGCGTAGCGGATTTCGAATTCAACTCTCGACGCCGATGGAGTTGCTTGGGCAGCAACACAGGGGCGAAGGGGAACCGAAGTCAAGAGTTGTTTTGATGTGCCTCGGATTTATCTTTTTAGCGGGTGGTTATGGTCTCGCTTTGACGGTAGAGGGGATGCTCTCCTCGCTGCTTTATTTTTTCTTTGCAGCGCTTCTGGTGTTAATTGCAACCTACCTGCTTTTTATTTCCTTTTCGGTTATTTTTTTGAAAGCACAGAAGAAAACAGAAAGCTATTACACGCCTGCGAAGTTTTTGCGGGTTAATGGTCTTTTATATCGGATGAAGAGTAATGCCGTCTCACTGGCGAGCATTTCGATCTTAAGTGTAGGTGTAATTATTACGCTTTCTGCTACGGCGACGATTTACGCAAATATTGAAAGTATGGCGCAAAATGCACTGCCGCGCGATTATCATATTCGATCGGATGAGCAGGTGGATAACCATAATGTAGAAAAAGTGGCCGAAACGTTGCGGGCATTGGTAGATACAACCGTGAATGAACAGGGACGCCTTGAGGATGATTATGTGAGTTATTCGATGATGACAGCAGGAATACGCGAGGGAAGTGTGTTTATGTCCGGTATCGATAATACCAATATTGCACCGACATATATTTTAGTGTATGACTTGGACGGGTATAATGCGAGAACCCATCAGAAGCTCATACTACAAGAAAATGAAGCGCTGCTTTGTACCAATGTAGTGACGGAGCCGAGATTGGCGTCTGTGACCATTGGCGATCGAACATTTCGGGCGACAGCGATTGACAATATCATACCGTCCACCTTTGCTGCAGAAGCGTATGGTTTGGTAGTAAAGGATATTCGCACGATGCAATATATCGGAAATGTTCTAAAAATCATGCATTGGGAGACAAAACAACCGGAAGCTGCACCGATTTTCGGACAGATGGATTGGAATGTAGAAGGAGTCTCCGACACCGAATATGCCGAGAAGGTGCACGCATTGCAGGGGGAGGATGAGAGGTACACCGTACGCATTCGCACGGAATACATTGATTCGATCTATGAATTAAACGGCGGCTTCTTATTTTTAGGGATCGTTATCGGCCTAATTTTTCTGACGGGAGCGGTGTTGATTACGTATTATAAGCAAGTGAATGAGGGATATGAGGATCGGGAGAAGATCCAAATTATGAAGAAAGTAGGGCTTTCTGACAGGTTGATAAAAAAGACATGTTCCTCGCAGATCGGATGGATGTTTTATGCTCCTTTAGTGGTTGCAATTTTCCATTGCGCGGTTGCTTCCAAGATTATTTACCAGTTGTTAGGGCTGTTTGCTGTACGTCACTTTGCGCAGTATGGTCTTTACTTTGGGATGGTGGTCGCAGCCTTTGTCACTGTCTACTTTGTACTCTTTCGTCTGACCTCGCGCACCTACTATAAAATTGTGCAGTAG
- a CDS encoding ABC transporter ATP-binding protein, whose protein sequence is MTVLELKNVQRVFQTKKVKTEALKGINFSVEQGEFISIMGESGAGKTTLLNIIATLDKATTGTVCLNGREFGTLKDHEISAFRRKELGFVFQDFNLLDQFTNRDNILLPLVLSETAPSVMDERLDGITQSLGLASLLAKYPYEVSGGQKQRIAIARAIITEPSLLLADEPTGALDSASSEMVLKMFRTVNEAGQTVLMVTHSLRAASYAKRVLFIKDGILYHEIYLGEQESQSEFMERIHQAQNLLQRREER, encoded by the coding sequence ATGACAGTTTTAGAATTAAAAAATGTACAACGTGTTTTTCAAACGAAAAAAGTTAAAACCGAGGCGCTCAAGGGGATCAATTTCTCTGTGGAGCAAGGCGAATTTATTTCCATTATGGGTGAATCCGGCGCCGGGAAGACAACGCTACTCAATATCATTGCAACCTTAGATAAAGCGACGACGGGGACGGTGTGCTTGAACGGAAGAGAGTTCGGCACGCTGAAAGATCACGAGATTTCTGCATTTCGCAGAAAAGAGCTGGGATTTGTTTTTCAAGATTTTAACCTGTTAGATCAGTTTACCAATCGAGACAATATTCTTTTGCCCTTAGTATTGTCCGAGACGGCGCCATCAGTTATGGATGAGCGACTCGATGGGATTACGCAGTCTCTGGGTCTTGCATCACTATTAGCCAAGTATCCTTATGAGGTTTCAGGCGGACAAAAACAACGCATTGCCATTGCACGTGCGATTATTACTGAGCCATCTTTACTGTTGGCGGATGAACCGACTGGCGCCTTGGATTCAGCTTCTTCCGAAATGGTTTTAAAAATGTTTCGCACAGTAAATGAAGCCGGGCAGACGGTGTTGATGGTGACGCATTCTTTACGTGCTGCGTCATATGCGAAACGTGTTTTATTTATTAAAGACGGTATTTTGTATCATGAGATCTACCTTGGTGAACAGGAAAGTCAATCGGAGTTCATGGAACGGATTCATCAGGCTCAAAACCTGCTACAACGGAGGGAAGAGCGATGA
- a CDS encoding HAMP domain-containing sensor histidine kinase, with translation MRQCLDFFKNKIQFFATITFTIGVYGAIFIFADLPREYFYLGMKILVFVGILYLFAAWLSYRQQETLSDAVERLSQENRMLKNQMLEDRKDLTEYFLLWVHQIKNPITVANLILRKDSSEQTKQIREQMFYIESYTNMALNYLKLTDRCADMDIAEISLDGVLNPLFKKYAMLFIEKRISLQYEPIAQTVTSDGKWLSILVEQILANAIKYTEKGKITIRFDMKKNALVIADTGIGIHSEDMKKIFDRGYSGFNGRLNEKSSGLGLYLVKKIGELIAVNVEVLSTVGQGSTFFICFPSNLTNL, from the coding sequence ATGAGACAATGCTTGGATTTTTTTAAAAACAAAATTCAATTTTTCGCGACGATCACTTTTACAATTGGCGTATATGGTGCGATTTTTATATTTGCAGATTTGCCGCGTGAGTATTTTTATCTTGGTATGAAAATTCTTGTCTTTGTAGGCATTCTTTACTTGTTTGCGGCATGGTTGTCCTATCGGCAACAAGAAACTTTGTCGGATGCAGTTGAACGCTTGTCGCAAGAAAATCGAATGTTGAAAAACCAGATGTTGGAGGATCGGAAGGACCTTACGGAGTATTTTTTGCTTTGGGTACATCAAATCAAGAATCCGATTACTGTTGCCAATTTGATATTGCGGAAAGATTCTTCGGAACAAACAAAGCAAATCCGGGAACAGATGTTTTACATTGAATCTTATACAAATATGGCCCTGAATTACCTGAAATTGACAGATCGATGTGCAGATATGGATATTGCGGAAATTTCATTGGACGGAGTCTTGAACCCGCTATTCAAAAAATATGCCATGCTTTTTATTGAAAAACGTATTTCTTTACAGTACGAGCCGATTGCACAAACGGTTACGAGTGACGGAAAATGGCTGTCAATTCTGGTGGAGCAAATTCTTGCGAATGCAATCAAATATACGGAGAAAGGAAAAATTACGATTCGTTTTGATATGAAGAAAAACGCATTGGTGATTGCAGATACGGGAATTGGGATTCATTCAGAGGATATGAAAAAAATTTTCGATCGAGGATATTCCGGTTTTAACGGACGACTTAATGAAAAATCCAGTGGGCTCGGCTTATATTTAGTAAAAAAAATTGGAGAGCTGATTGCTGTAAATGTAGAAGTTCTGTCAACGGTAGGTCAGGGAAGTACCTTTTTTATATGTTTTCCATCCAATCTTACAAATTTGTAA
- a CDS encoding response regulator transcription factor codes for MKILMVEDERSIASLLSEELQQWGYQTKIVEDFNHIDELVQAYEPHLILMDVTLPYYNGFYWTQKIRRSSKVPIIFISSHTEATDMVQAMQLGADEYITKPIDVDVTRAKIQAILRRTYDYVVDSDSLSYGEFTLHLSAAKLEGPNFSLDITRTELLILEILFGKKNKIAGREEIINHCWQGNTFIDDNTLAVNMTRIRKKLERVGVHGLIQTKKGMGYFLQG; via the coding sequence GTGAAAATCCTGATGGTAGAAGACGAACGGTCGATTGCATCGCTACTTAGCGAAGAATTACAACAGTGGGGATATCAAACGAAAATCGTTGAGGATTTCAATCATATTGATGAGCTTGTTCAGGCGTATGAACCACATTTGATTTTAATGGATGTGACATTACCCTACTATAATGGGTTTTATTGGACACAAAAGATCCGCCGCAGCTCCAAGGTCCCGATTATTTTTATATCTTCGCATACGGAGGCGACAGATATGGTGCAGGCCATGCAACTGGGCGCTGATGAATACATTACGAAGCCGATTGATGTGGATGTTACGCGCGCGAAAATTCAAGCGATTTTGCGCAGAACCTATGATTATGTGGTGGACAGCGATAGCCTCTCGTACGGTGAATTTACCTTACATTTGTCGGCGGCAAAATTAGAGGGACCCAATTTTTCATTGGATATAACGAGAACGGAGCTTTTGATTTTAGAAATCTTGTTCGGAAAGAAAAATAAAATCGCCGGGCGGGAAGAAATCATCAATCATTGCTGGCAGGGGAATACATTTATCGATGATAATACCCTGGCGGTCAACATGACTCGAATTCGAAAAAAATTAGAGCGCGTCGGTGTGCATGGACTGATTCAAACGAAGAAGGGTATGGGATATTTTCTCCAAGGATGA
- the mtaB gene encoding tRNA (N(6)-L-threonylcarbamoyladenosine(37)-C(2))-methylthiotransferase MtaB — protein sequence MSEREQTRLGAKRFAVRTLGCKVNQYETEAIEELFLKNGYVRALPQETCDVYVINTCTVTRLSDAKCRQQIRRVRRKNPAAIVAVIGCYAQVAPEEIAAIEGVDIILGTKGRASLVARVEQFARDGQHINAVTDLEEDRCYDEITISTELSLTRAHVKIQEGCDMFCSYCIIPYARGHIASRPFASIRAELDRLAAQGFHEIIFTGIHIASYGKENHSGIGLIDVLEEAASVPEIQRIRLSSIEPRWVDEDKLQRMVQTQKICDHFHLSLQSGSDRILRAMNRHYTTALYRERVALIREFYPDAGMTTDVIVGFPGETEADFAETMAFCQEMGFSKIHIFPYSSRPGTRAAEWRDSVSPQEKTERAARLAAVEADLRHAFADRHIGKTVRVLFEEFSGDGTSMEGYSTNYLRVHCPRNPELINHICDVRVTGRSGDILIGEVSPS from the coding sequence ATGAGCGAAAGGGAACAGACGCGCTTGGGTGCGAAGCGCTTTGCGGTGCGAACATTGGGTTGCAAAGTCAATCAGTATGAAACCGAAGCGATCGAAGAATTGTTTTTGAAAAACGGGTATGTTCGTGCACTGCCGCAGGAAACCTGTGATGTTTATGTGATCAACACCTGCACCGTGACGCGTTTGTCGGATGCAAAGTGTCGGCAGCAGATTCGTCGTGTGCGACGTAAGAATCCCGCGGCGATCGTTGCAGTGATCGGTTGTTATGCGCAGGTGGCGCCAGAAGAAATTGCCGCCATCGAGGGTGTGGATATTATTCTCGGCACCAAGGGGCGTGCCTCGTTAGTGGCGCGTGTGGAGCAATTTGCACGAGACGGCCAGCATATCAATGCGGTCACGGATTTGGAGGAAGACCGCTGTTACGACGAGATTACGATATCCACGGAGCTTTCGCTCACAAGAGCGCATGTCAAGATTCAGGAAGGCTGTGACATGTTTTGCTCCTACTGTATCATTCCATATGCGCGCGGGCATATTGCGTCACGGCCATTTGCCTCGATTCGGGCGGAGTTGGACCGTTTGGCGGCACAGGGGTTTCACGAGATTATTTTTACGGGTATTCATATTGCCAGCTACGGGAAGGAAAATCATTCCGGCATCGGGTTGATCGATGTCCTGGAAGAAGCGGCGTCCGTTCCGGAGATTCAACGCATTCGCCTGTCCAGTATTGAGCCGCGTTGGGTAGATGAAGACAAATTGCAGCGCATGGTGCAGACACAAAAAATCTGCGATCATTTTCACCTGTCCTTGCAAAGCGGCAGCGACCGTATTTTACGTGCGATGAATCGTCATTATACAACGGCACTATATCGGGAGCGTGTAGCGCTGATTCGCGAATTCTATCCGGATGCGGGTATGACGACAGACGTCATTGTCGGCTTCCCGGGAGAGACGGAAGCGGACTTTGCCGAAACCATGGCTTTTTGTCAGGAGATGGGCTTTTCAAAAATTCACATTTTTCCGTATTCGAGTCGCCCAGGCACGCGCGCAGCAGAATGGAGGGATTCCGTTTCACCGCAGGAAAAGACGGAACGCGCGGCGCGTCTTGCGGCAGTAGAAGCGGATTTGCGACATGCTTTTGCCGACCGGCATATCGGAAAGACGGTTCGTGTTCTCTTTGAAGAATTTTCTGGGGACGGCACGTCGATGGAGGGCTACAGTACGAATTATCTGCGTGTGCATTGTCCGCGTAATCCGGAGCTGATCAATCACATTTGCGATGTACGCGTTACGGGACGATCGGGCGATATTTTGATCGGGGAAGTGAGTCCGTCGTGA
- a CDS encoding 50S ribosomal protein L11 methyltransferase → MQDKYIQVMLSYPRNAEERVECLLSLTDYLGSEIYDAEELQRTLAEAPEWELADAQELLTAAFAELGQEERSDCCSASSFIYQRLYFEDSPRGWAACRAFLATCEAPDMVAAGLCVSEPQTLDNAGWETAWQAFYHPFQIGNILVTPAWENPETAAETVIRIWPGMAFGTGTHASTALLLELLQQVDCRKKRVLDVGCGSGILAIAAKKRGAAQVEAMDIDMDALASCRENVQLNAVDVRLSTSDLLEKADGVYDIIFANLLKPLILRMLPDVGAHLTSNGTLFLSGLLAKEEAEICRALGRYDLRVVRVIKQGEWAAFLVKRQGVVS, encoded by the coding sequence GTGCAAGATAAATATATCCAAGTGATGCTTTCTTATCCGCGCAATGCAGAGGAACGGGTTGAATGCTTGCTTTCCCTGACCGACTATTTGGGCAGTGAGATTTACGATGCGGAGGAACTGCAGCGGACTTTAGCGGAAGCGCCGGAGTGGGAGTTGGCGGACGCGCAAGAGCTTTTGACGGCGGCATTTGCAGAACTTGGGCAGGAAGAGCGTTCCGATTGTTGCAGCGCATCTTCCTTTATTTACCAGCGGCTGTATTTTGAAGATTCTCCGCGGGGATGGGCGGCTTGCCGCGCTTTTCTTGCGACCTGTGAAGCGCCGGATATGGTGGCGGCCGGTCTATGTGTCAGCGAGCCGCAGACACTCGACAATGCCGGCTGGGAAACGGCTTGGCAGGCATTTTATCATCCGTTTCAGATCGGAAATATTTTGGTGACCCCAGCATGGGAGAATCCGGAAACGGCTGCGGAGACGGTCATTCGGATATGGCCCGGCATGGCTTTCGGAACAGGCACGCATGCCAGCACGGCATTGCTCTTGGAACTCTTGCAGCAGGTGGATTGCCGAAAAAAACGTGTCCTCGATGTCGGCTGCGGATCGGGAATCCTTGCAATTGCGGCAAAAAAGCGTGGTGCCGCTCAAGTGGAAGCGATGGATATTGATATGGATGCCTTGGCCTCCTGCCGGGAAAATGTTCAGTTGAATGCGGTCGATGTGCGGCTTTCAACAAGCGATTTGCTGGAGAAAGCGGATGGCGTTTACGATATTATTTTTGCAAATTTGTTAAAGCCTTTGATTTTACGGATGCTGCCCGATGTCGGAGCTCATTTGACCTCGAACGGTACACTTTTCTTATCCGGCCTGTTGGCGAAGGAAGAAGCGGAAATTTGCCGTGCGCTTGGCCGCTATGATTTACGAGTCGTGCGCGTTATAAAACAGGGTGAATGGGCGGCGTTTTTGGTGAAGCGACAAGGGGTGGTGTCATGA